In Astyanax mexicanus isolate ESR-SI-001 chromosome 7, AstMex3_surface, whole genome shotgun sequence, the genomic stretch AAACAGAGTTTGAGTGTGCACAAGGTCAGGACACTGCTTTCTGTTATCTTATCTCCAGTGAGGAGATGTTATTCTTTAATATCTATAGTTTTAAAATGAATCCTaactaatcctaatcctaaagtCGTCATTGCGACTCTAccgataagataagataagatatttcTTAACACAGTTATGATGTTTCTGTAATACAGTCCCAGGTGTTTTATTGGCCTATTGTTAACCTGTTGTTGCCAGATGAACGCTAGTTTTTTTAGGTTTGTCCAGGGCACAGAGACATTGATTCAGTCTTGGTGGTCGCTGGAGACAAGTTATATATCTATATCATTCATCATGTTCACCCTGCTGTTGTTCGTCAGAAATCAAGGTCCAAATTTACTCAACATCTCCTGCAGCTCTGCAGATGAAGGAAGTAGCATAATTtgatgaaaatgatgagtttatctTGTCCACACTGAGGTTTTGAGTAAATCTGGATCAGTAAGGtattgatatgtgtgtgtgttttgcctgTCTGATTAAAAAACTAAGAATCAAGCAGCTTTCTCCAGTCCTATAAAGACCAAGAGCAGCATTCAAATACAGCCAGAGTTATGATAATGAAACTCAAATGTTCTCTGGATTTAACATCCAGTTCCAGGATAGTTTGCTGTGAAAGACCAAGTTTTAACCACTTACCTATGATGGATAAAATTAATACTACAAGCTAGAAACATGTTACTCAGGCTTgcactaatattattaatattaattattaatactcTTATTCCATCAGGTAGCTTTGTTGGTTTTGTTACTGTACTATATGCCAGACCAATCAGCAAACATACTTTATTTTTGCGATTAAAGAAGTAAAGAActtcagtgtgaaatggatttgggtgtattaaaaagtgaaaaaaggtacTTGccttgaatagcccacctctgctcccccacagctttctgagatccagtatttttaaATAAGGGATATGGGGCATGACTTGTGACTGCAGATTCAGGCTCaatgtagctccacactttattggtagaatccagagagccttgacatttaaaacaaggcatttaaatgAACTTTAAAACTagaacgaataggtaggatagttaaGTAGATAGCAAgattaattccttggaaatgcattaattctagctgttgctgaaaatatctggtaaCTGTTGATTTTATAATGCAAAGAatcaacaacaaattacataaacattgctcaaaacGTTTTACTATTCgtaaggtgggctattcaacaaaggtaagtactttttatcacgttttaatacacccaaagtcaatttcacaccaaagTTTTCCTTTTAAGAGACATATAGAAATTATAGTCTGTAATCGAACACTAGTAGATAATGTAACtttcatgacaggcaggcctgcATATGTTAGAAAAACTGCAGGAGAATTAAAGGATTGGAGAATTTAATTGGACTAAGTGATAAAAATCTAACCTAATCAAATCATTCTGTACATTTATTTGTATCACAATTCCATTACTCAAGCTTCAGTTTGATTGTTTTCTGGGTTTATTTAAAACACTTCTATCTAGAAATAGGATTAAATAAATGCCGTGCTGCTCTTACTCTTTATAGGCCAGTGTAAAGCTATGAGGAAGTCAGATTGATTTATCTGATCTAATTCTCTGTGTGTTTGGGATCCACAGACTCGCTGAGTGTCGCGCTAACCCCCAGGTCCTGGACATTGGGCTAAACCCTCAGGACTACAACGCTGAAGAGTGCCTGTCACCGATCAACTGGGACAAAGCAGAGGCCGAGGCCGCTGACGCCGAGGACGCTTTCGGCTTCTGAGCGCGGGGACGCTTACGGACCAAACAAAAGGGGGTTGGACAGATGAAAAGAATAAAGGGAAAGAGGACGGCCCTGACGCCGACGCTCGGAGATGCTCAGAGATGCTTGGAGATGCAACTGGGTGAAGCAGCTAAGGAGAAGCTGCACGACCAGTCTGACCACAAAGCTGCAGTACCCAGTACAGACCAAAGCAATAtgaaaaaattatattatgtctttttcttttcctctccttTTAAATGGTATGCTATGTGtccaaaagtattcagacactCTATCAAATTAGCAAGCTCAGCTACATCCATCAGTCAGCAATGGGCTGTGGAGCTCTGaaaatagataataaaacaacctattatctattttttttggacaataagtTATTTGCAGTAAATTACTGCAATAGAAATtatgttattgtcattttaaaaaaatgtcattttatgCCACTTATAAAATggtaacataaaatataaaacttgcATTTATACATGTTCCAGCAGCTTTTAactattaagaatattcagatatTGACACTTTTTCAATATCCTAAAGATAcaattgcaagaaaaagtatgtcaGCGCTTtggaatttcatgttttttttgcataaatttgTCATTAATGTATTTGATTTTCATAATTTTCAAGTCAAGCATAAAACATATATGTGCCTAAAATCAACAAATTACAATCTTGCAGTGGAAGATGGGTGTCTGCACACTTTTGGACATATGTGACCAGTTTCCCATACATGTACtaaacctagtcttggactgAATCACAATACCAATGGTTATTGAGGACTAAAGATctgggtgaaaaaaaaacatcttgtccAAGTCCATGTCCAAGTGTAGGAGTAATACAGATCTGGGAAACTTGATCCAAATTGTTCTCTAAATTAGttttggctatgttcacacagcaggtaaaagtgatcCAAAATTGATTTTCTCACCAAattcacaaaatatttattttaggctgttcacactgtCTATAACCAACATTTGTTTAAACAGTTTTTGCTCCTCGACTGACCCTTGTGCGCTAAAGATCagcgcttcatgtgaagtttcagtttcatcgtctcCAGCAGCTGTTAAGCAGTTCCTGTAACTGAGAGCTGGATTTATCTTATCACTGAGAATGTGCTCCAGCTCGCTGTAAAATGTTATTCACATTATTCAGCCACACCCACTTCTTTAGTTTGTACCTTTGGTTTTTTTAAACTTcatattttaatgctttttattttacttggagcagagttttatttttaacaattgtTTAATTGCAGTTTTCTGACAATGACCACAAGTCTCTTGGAACCAGTAAATAACTTGAAACTGACAGAGTTAGACAGGAGTGCAGGGGTTGTTGATTTTTAGAGGGGTGGAGTCAGTtttcattttgctatttaaagtgTTAAATGCAGAGATTAATATGTTTTGTGTATGATTTTCAGATGATGCTGCATAAACATATATTTACACTTATATTTAAAAACTATAAATCATGCCTCAAGTTTTACTTAAGTATTTTCTAATTGGAGAAGTTAGTAGTGTACTTTTACCAATTCTGCCTGTAGTGCTACAGCAGCGCCCTCCTGAGGATGTCTAcagccattttattagaaacacagacTGGTTGCAATGCAATGCCTTTTAATTTAGTTTGAACTgagacatatttaaaaatatttagataCAACATATTTGACCTATGACCTACCAATGAAAacctcactcactgctgttgtccatctTTTCCTCGTGTTTATTTTTCCTTCCCTCACAGCTTTTTTTCCAATTAATCAACTTCAAGCCTCAAATCATATATGACTTGGATTTTTATACTGCATATCaaacatgaaaaaatcagattcagattcaAATAACACTTCacgtttgaccaaaaaaaaacctgctgtgtgaatgtagacTAACTATTGTTGTGTCTTCTTCTGTTACAGTCTGTCGATTGTCTTTATTCTCCCCATATTGGTGTTACGTCTTCATTAATGTATAGGAAATACATGTATAGTGTCTGcatataaaacattttgtttttatgttttggaGTGGTCCAAGGTTGGCTTTTGCAATTTTGTCTATGCAGTATCACACTGTGGAATATCCTCTTTTGGAGAGCCTGGCACAACCCTGGTCCTGATGCTCGAGGATTTTAAGATATCTGTGCGCTGATGGACGTACACAGACGTTTGGTGTGTACAGAAACAGCCTGGTTTGGACTAGGCTGCTGAACTGTTAAGAAgggactacaatattaaatgaGATAAACAGACTGTACTGGTGTTCTGGGGCTCCCACATGATCCAGGAATTTTGCTCTTATCTAAATGGCTGTATATAAGCACAGGTACCAACGTTCTTTCCCCTTCATTTAATAGAAATTAAGTCAGAAATGTCTGTTATGATGTTCCTAATACTTTGGTAGATCCATCCCCTTCTCCCAGACCAAGCTTCTCAGATCAACTGCACATCTAACTACACTAACTTTAGCTGGCAGGCTAAagtaatgaaagaaagaaaaaatgctgTGATGCCATTAAGGAATTTttggacatgtttaaatagcttgatatttttaaagaaatatctaaatcaataattaaaatgtgtccattttttaaacattaaagcttaaaacatgttatttaaccacttaaaagaATGATTCAACTGTggacatacaaaaatacaaaaaatacaaaacagatcAAGCCTGGTATACGTAATAGTGCTTTAATTCTGAGtcatttctaaaaaatatattgttacaaAGTGCTTGTAtaaaattttttacattttttcttcagACACAagacacatcatactgcaaccagccagcagaagcGTTTGGACTATGGTGGCttcacatttaaaagacattGCGCTAttcatgcttatatacagtcattgctCTTACCCAATTTGCAGCGCATACAGATAGAGCAAATACATGGACTTTCTGCGGGGCCCCTGAGGGCCACTGGTTTATGTGACAGGGTGGATTTCAGTGCTTTTCAGCTTGCTGTTTTTCATTATACAGATAAGCACACCGACTCTTCCAGCTAAGCTCCAGCATGTCCTCCCACCATGACCAAAAAAAAGGTGCAGATGTGTGAAGAGAGTTTATATCAAAGACAATcttattttttctattaaaaatgtatttttgcacTCCCCTCTTAGACTCCTTTGAAAGCACACAATTTAATTTCAGGGAAATAATTCTCCTAATGGTTGTTACTGTAATCACTACTGTGTTGctttattatagttcaaaaacaaaacaagaaaaaacaacaaatgtttTGGTCATTTTCAGTTCATTACATTTGGTGGTATGTAACTTCAGTTTCAGCTCTGTTACGTGAAAACTTGTATCCGCCTTTTTGTTGTTTTCCACTTTTtttcacattgtgtcaaaatttcataATGATTGGgttaatagaaatgctccaaaattatttgGAATATTATAATCTGACATTGACCTTATTTGAAAGCTTCCGAAAAGTTTTGAACATTTTGGGGATGCAATGTTTCTGTGTGACAGTACTAATATCCATAATATGAGACGTACACTTGTGGCAGTGCAACTCCTGCATAAGTTCCTCGTCTTTTGAAATGTTTACTCACTCTGATGTGACCATGGATAAGATAAGCAGTTATTAATAATTTACCTTCTCTGTTACTCAGATGGTTTCACCCAAGCTCACCTCTTTGTGTTACTCTATGGATTGTTTTGTTACTAAATCTTTACTGCATTCATTTCACTGCTCATGAGtttttttagttgttgttttaTGACTGCATCATGTAATGACTTTTTGAagtaaagaacataaactaatgGTGGACATATGTGTGGACAGTGGTTATTCTGTTTCCTCCAAGCCTTATTAACAAACTATTAAAACAGGCCAGCTAGGACTGTTATTAAAAGGTAATTCTacaatttgccagtgttaaatcaatacCCTTAAGTCTCAAATTTAACATTACCAGTGTTAATCTAACTGCATTAAATTTACTGAGCACATGTTTCATATAATCTATACAAAAGAGCAGTGTGAAAAGATCAAAGCATGATTTCCAGGACCTGCATGAAAGTTTGGCTATGTGAAGCAggtggtgcactattctactgtgcagtgcTGCTGACATTAATATAATCCAAATTTTTATATAAAGAAGGAACTGCATCTGAGGAAATTAACACAATGACATCTGTGAATTATGGTGGGTGGAATAATAgatgaagtaaaaaaaagaacCTATGTATTAAGTTAAGggaataataaattaatttgcggggaataaaaaggaaaatgttttattaaacgtagtgaattatttattaaaagcagggaataatttattaaactgAGGGAGTTGATTGTTAAATTGTAgttaaattgtttaattgttgATTGTTAAATTGAAGAAACGATTTATTATTGTAATTTGAGGGAATGATTTATTAAACTAAGAGAAATTAAGTTTTAGTCTGTAAACATATTTTTACTCTGTTATTTCagaagctctgtaaaaaaaagctTCACTCGGAATCGGATCAGGAGTCGACTCCACAAAATCTGTAGCAAACAGCCTCGAATTTTAATTATTGAAAAAATGTTTTCCAGTTTAGCCAATCACCTGCGCCGCTGCGGGCGGAGGTTATAAATAGGAGTCGCGGGCGGTCTCGGCTCAGAGCGAGGCCGCGCGGTTTGAACGGGCGGAGAGAGGGCGGTTGGTGTGGTGATGTTAACCGAGCTTTAGCTAACCTGACTAACTAAATCTAAACCCGGTCTAAACCCAGCCTGCAGCACTGAGGTACAGCAAACTCTCATCCACACCTTCTGATAAACCTGTAGTGTGTGTTCTGAATTATGTTCTTATGAAGAACAGAAGGTTTTTGTCgagttttatataaaaacaagagcttagctagctatgctaagtAACGTAAACAGTTACCTGCTGAATAGCTCGGTCATTTAACCTTATTTAGGCGTTGGGTAACACGTAGTGAGAAAGGCAGGTAACGTTAACTAATAAAAACAGGTTTTTACTAGCTTGTATGGTTGTTTAGCCAACTTACATATTTTACTTAACTAATCTAGGTTAcctttttattgaaaaaaaaaatgtattttatatctaGGTTATCTAGCTAATAAGCTGTCAGCCGGATTAGcgaacagctattttttttttctaagcggCAGGCCTGTGCAGTTAAAGCTGTTTGCTTTAAACTGCgattaatatgttaattaaccAGCTTGAAAAAACGTTAACTTACATTAAGGTTACTAGAAATATAACGTTAGATGTCAGGGTTTATAATACATCTACACGCTCAagtttttatccaagtaaaatagtAAATTTCTGGTTTTAAACTACATAATATAACGTacgtaaaaataatgtaatgggAAAAGTaacattaaggacaaaagcttaggctgcgcCACACGAGGCATAAGTTAACTGACTTGGCCTATTTGGGATGcgctaggctgttccctgtttcagctgcatatattcccattgaaaatgaaatcATTTTAGTACAATACATATATTAAtgaagcttagttggacgtttggCTTGAGTTCTcttaagtctctgcacggatcatctttatacttagaaatatatttatatttatacatatatatttatctttatacagaaatatattaGATACATACGTCTGCTAGGTGGGAATAGCATTGTGTGGCAATCTTGATAGTTACTTTCACAGAACTACCTAGTGAAAAACaactcattttattcattttgtgaGTAAATAATCAAGCACTGCGATAATGCGATGgtctaaatattaattaattggctAGGTTAGCTTATTTACTCACTGTTTACTTTGGACAGATTCTTCATTTTTACCAAGTCTTCTGCTATGCTATGCAGGTTTGATTgtttaaaccaatagggtgtcagagtGGTATCTCTATACTGTTCTTAATACGCAAGTTTCTaaggtaaatatttaaatgtaaataaaataatgaacgTATAAGgttagtatatacttgtatgtttgaggggagttAAAAACaagtggggcgctggaataaataGTGTATGATTAATTGGATAAAGGAAaccttttttacctttttgtaaaaatttaatatttaaggatttctgaatttcaaGCATAAGCACCAGGGGGGCAGCAGTATGTACCAACCGAATGAGTCAAAGGTGTGGAGTTCTGCCACGTCTTTGTTAGTTTGTCAGATTGACCACGCAGAGGATGGGGTTTAGATCTgacagacaattaaaaaaaatccacgTTTGAGGTTTTatgttaattaattgttaatgGTGATTATAATATGAACACTAAGGTAAATTCCCGTTCCATGTCTAATGTTAATATTTGTTGCTTAAAATATTGTGCTATTCTACAAATCAACTAAAGACTCTTCTCTTTCCAGGCCACAACTCTGGGGCTGACGTACCTTCTTCAGATGACTGTGACATTTTAGATATCTAACGATGGCCGACAGCAAACAGCCTTCCAAGGCCATTTTAAATAGACCCGGCTCATATAAGCCAGGAGATTTTCCTCACTTACGGCCCCTCTCAGTTTATTCTCGAAAGATCACCTGTGATACCCCAAGTGTTGGAATGGATGATCCAATGCGGAGCCCATTCTGCAACCTTcaagttaaaatatttaacaacTGCAGTGCGTCTGAGGGACGCAAGAGACAGTTGGATGACTCCTGTCTTGACGAGACATATGAGACTCCTCAGAAAAAACCCTACCTCTCTGAGTGCCATTCCCCAGATCTTGCCTGTGTTTTAGATTCTCCTTTACTGGAGGAAAAGAATGGGGCTCCAGAATGCTCTGTAGTAGAGGAAAAGGTGAATAAAGTGGCAAATAGAAACATCAATAATAGCACTGATACAGAGAACACTGCTCAACACAAGCTCCCCTGTCTAGATTTGACTGGTAGCATTAATGAGAGTGACGGTCGGAGCAGCCCATTGCCTTCATTTAATGATATCCAGTCAAGCAGCCCTCTAATTCACAACAGTGAGAACATAGGGCACCTGTCTCATGCATTTGTCTTTATTGAGGATGAGATAATGTGCCTAAGCCCCATTGAATGTAATGCGAGGCAGCCTGACAGCGATGGACAGCAACCCCAAGGTAAAGCAGAAGGTCAGGAAGGTGTGAGAAACACAGGATCAGAAAACGATGAGGGCTATTTCACAAAATCTTTTAAAACAGCTGAGCTAAAGGAGTCAGACAATGTAATACCATCTGATATTGTTACCCCAGTCATGTCCACCCCTTTGGACAAATTCAGACAGCTTGTTAAACGGTCCCCCATATTAAAGAGATTGAAAAAATTGGGGGAGTCGTTCCCTGCGCTTAACCAGGAGCTTGAAAATGCCTCCTCTTCCCTTTCCCTATATGGCTCCATGAATTTGGATGGCATGAATGATgaaatttttacacaaattaaCGAGAACATAGACAGTAAATTTAGAAGTGTTGACACCGCAATCCAGAAGTCATTAGTGTGTCACAAAGAGATGCAGGTACAGGTTGTCACAGACACAGTTAAGCAGGTGAAGGAGGCCAAGATTGTAGCAGCCACAGTCAAGCAGGAAAATGAGGCCAAGGTTGTTCCTCCTTTACGGACAGTGGTTGTCACTGAAACAGTTAAGCAGGTGAAGGAGGCCAAGGTTGTTCCTCCTTTACGGACAGTGGTTGTCACTGAAACAGTTAAGCAGGTGAAGGAGGCCAAGATTGTAGCAGCCACAGTCAAGCAGGAAAATGAGGCCAAGGTTGTTCCTCCTTTACGGACAGTGGTTGTCACTGAAACAGTTAAGCAGGTGAAGGAGGCCAAGGTTGTTCCTCCTTTACGGACAGTGGTTGTCACTGAAACAGTTAAGCAGGTGAAGGAGGCCAAGGTTGTTCCTCCTTTACGGGCAGCGGTTGTTGCAGACACGGTAAAGCAGGTGAAGGAGGCCAAGATTGTCACAGTCAAGCAGGTGAAGGAGGCCAAGGTTGTTGCAGACACGGTAAAGCAGGCCAAAGATGTGCCACCTGTTGGTCAGCAGGTGAACCCCAAGTTCAAAGTGACGTTCCGGGAGGAAGTTTGCCCTTCAACGAGCTTGGAGAGTGCAGCACCTCTTCAGGTACAGTTTTGGCTTAACTTTGGCTTAAATTTTCTTTATAATCAAAATGAGTTacaacatttatataaaaaattaagatgttgcacactgacatgccagaagacATAGGACCACAATATTTAAATTGATCATGCAGAGTTATTCtgtgtataaaatatacagtCTCCCATTGAAAGGAAGTCTTGTTTAAAGTGAACAGTGAAGGTACATGACCTGTGCCTGGCTGCATATCTGCCTTCTTGCAACACTTTCCCAGACAAAAATTAAGCCTTTTACAACACTTCTATAAAGGATGGTAAAAGGCGATCTTGAGGAAAAATTTAACTTTCAGAAAACTGTTTACCACTTCAGGTTTTCACAGAGCAACTGGTCTCTTTATCCACCTTTCTTTTAAACACGTGACTCTATTCTTACAttgcagaaaaaaactttttttcagtacAGTTCTCTGTGTGCTGTTTAGGTTATGTCAAAGGTGGTTGCGTTCAGCATTCAGAGACAAGACGAAAAGGCTAAATCTGCAGTgaaaccaccagcagcagcacttGCCTCTGTATTCAACACTTCAACTGAATCTCAGGAGCTAGATAGAAAATCCCAGTATGACAACATACAGACAGTCCCCGGAGAAGTTCAGAGGTACTGTTTTTGGGTCAACTCCACAGTATTTCAAGATTTTCTGCTTTAAATGTT encodes the following:
- the LOC103045307 gene encoding uncharacterized protein LOC103045307 isoform X2, giving the protein MADSKQPSKAILNRPGSYKPGDFPHLRPLSVYSRKITCDTPSVGMDDPMRSPFCNLQVKIFNNCSASEGRKRQLDDSCLDETYETPQKKPYLSECHSPDLACVLDSPLLEEKNGAPECSVVEEKVNKVANRNINNSTDTENTAQHKLPCLDLTGSINESDGRSSPLPSFNDIQSSSPLIHNSENIGHLSHAFVFIEDEIMCLSPIECNARQPDSDGQQPQGKAEGQEGVRNTGSENDEGYFTKSFKTAELKESDNVIPSDIVTPVMSTPLDKFRQLVKRSPILKRLKKLGESFPALNQELENASSSLSLYGSMNLDGMNDEIFTQINENIDSKFRSVDTAIQKSLVCHKEMQVQVVTDTVKQVKEAKIVAATVKQENEAKVVPPLRTVVVTETVKQVKEAKVVPPLRTVVVTETVKQVKEAKVVPPLRTVVVTETVKQVKEAKVVPPLRAAVVADTVKQVKEAKIVTVKQVKEAKVVADTVKQAKDVPPVGQQVNPKFKVTFREEVCPSTSLESAAPLQVMSKVVAFSIQRQDEKAKSAVKPPAAALASVFNTSTESQELDRKSQYDNIQTVPGEVQRPVVFNREEDWERGKKVYVDSVVRHMQENRGDGNGVMNELFHLMDTVASQGNQRQGKQWQHPSDLTRRNYQSRNRDSTMSLDEWQNRNYRFVYRFSGVPRKFRRSPRP
- the LOC103045307 gene encoding uncharacterized protein LOC103045307 isoform X3 encodes the protein MADSKQPSKAILNRPGSYKPGDFPHLRPLSVYSRKITCDTPSVGMDDPMRSPFCNLQVKIFNNCSASEGRKRQLDDSCLDETYETPQKKPYLSECHSPDLACVLDSPLLEEKNGAPECSVVEEKVNKVANRNINNSTDTENTAQHKLPCLDLTGSINESDGRSSPLPSFNDIQSSSPLIHNSENIGHLSHAFVFIEDEIMCLSPIECNARQPDSDGQQPQGKAEGQEGVRNTGSENDEGYFTKSFKTAELKESDNVIPSDIVTPVMSTPLDKFRQLVKRSPILKRLKKLGESFPALNQELENASSSLSLYGSMNLDGMNDEIFTQINENIDSKFRSVDTAIQKSLVCHKEMQVQVVTDTVKQVKEAKIVAATVKQENEAKIVAATVKQENEAKVVPPLRTVVVTETVKQVKEAKVVPPLRTVVVTETVKQVKEAKVVPPLRAAVVADTVKQVKEAKIVTVKQVKEAKVVADTVKQAKDVPPVGQQVNPKFKVTFREEVCPSTSLESAAPLQVMSKVVAFSIQRQDEKAKSAVKPPAAALASVFNTSTESQELDRKSQYDNIQTVPGEVQRPVVFNREEDWERGKKVYVDSVVRHMQENRGDGNGVMNELFHLMDTVASQGNQRQGKQWQHPSDLTRRNYQSRNRDSTMSLDEWQNRNYRFVYRFSGVPRKFRRSPRP
- the LOC103045307 gene encoding uncharacterized protein LOC103045307 isoform X1, translating into MADSKQPSKAILNRPGSYKPGDFPHLRPLSVYSRKITCDTPSVGMDDPMRSPFCNLQVKIFNNCSASEGRKRQLDDSCLDETYETPQKKPYLSECHSPDLACVLDSPLLEEKNGAPECSVVEEKVNKVANRNINNSTDTENTAQHKLPCLDLTGSINESDGRSSPLPSFNDIQSSSPLIHNSENIGHLSHAFVFIEDEIMCLSPIECNARQPDSDGQQPQGKAEGQEGVRNTGSENDEGYFTKSFKTAELKESDNVIPSDIVTPVMSTPLDKFRQLVKRSPILKRLKKLGESFPALNQELENASSSLSLYGSMNLDGMNDEIFTQINENIDSKFRSVDTAIQKSLVCHKEMQVQVVTDTVKQVKEAKIVAATVKQENEAKVVPPLRTVVVTETVKQVKEAKVVPPLRTVVVTETVKQVKEAKIVAATVKQENEAKVVPPLRTVVVTETVKQVKEAKVVPPLRTVVVTETVKQVKEAKVVPPLRAAVVADTVKQVKEAKIVTVKQVKEAKVVADTVKQAKDVPPVGQQVNPKFKVTFREEVCPSTSLESAAPLQVMSKVVAFSIQRQDEKAKSAVKPPAAALASVFNTSTESQELDRKSQYDNIQTVPGEVQRPVVFNREEDWERGKKVYVDSVVRHMQENRGDGNGVMNELFHLMDTVASQGNQRQGKQWQHPSDLTRRNYQSRNRDSTMSLDEWQNRNYRFVYRFSGVPRKFRRSPRP